CTAAAAAATGTAGTATGCATATCACTTATGCCATCCACCTTTGAAATAGAAACTTATATAACTATATAATAAAAAACAGTCTCAGCAAATATAACCTTGTAGTAATAAATGTCAAGACATAGATTTATAAAAGAGCAGTTTCAAGTCTTAACTTTCATGCAAATCGTTTTACCTGAAACTTGAAACAAATAGTTAATACAAAGAACTAAATGGAATAAACCTCACCCTGTCTCCTTTAACAAGGTGCTGATCAGGATTAATAACGGCCATGCCATCCGCCCAGGTAACCGAGCTTAATATACCTGATGAACGACTTGGATAAACATTTACAACCTTCTGCCCTTCATCGTTTGTTTCTAAACGTGCACGCATATATTCAGTTCGCTTATCCGGTCGTTTCCAGTCAAAGCCTGCGACTACCATATATTCCACTGGCATCACATCAATTATACCCATGCTCCGCAAAATAAATGGCCTGGCAAAGATACTAAATGTGACAAATAAGCTAACCGGATTGCCCGGTACACCTATAAATGGAACACCCCTAACCTTACCGAAAGCCAGTGGCTTACCCGGTCTCACAGCAATCTTCCACAGATCCAGGCTGCCCATTTCTTCAAGTGCTTTCTTAACATAGTCTTCTTCGCCGACTGAAACGCCCCCACTGGATAGAATCAAATCTGCCTTGTCTACCGCAGTATTAATGGCATCACAGGTTGCCTGATACTCATCGATAACATTACCCAGATCAACCACCTCACAACCGAGTTTTTCCAATAAGCCTCTAAACAAATAACGGTTGGAGTTATATATCTTTCCATCATCAAGTGGCTGCCCCGGCATCGTCAGTTCATCACCGGTAGTAAAGATAGCAACCCTTAGTTTTCGCTTTACTACCAGACTGTCTGTACCTGTTGAAGCGGCAAGTCCGATATGCTGTGTTTGTAACATACAGCCACATTCTATGATTTCATTCCCCTGACAAATATCTTCACCGGTACGTCGTATATTTGCGCCTGCATTCACATCTCCATTAATACGAATCATTTCACCTTCACGCGTAATCATCTCCTGCATGATTACAGTGTCCGCGCCCGCAGGCACCGGTGCACCGGTAAATATTCTTGCCGCCGTCCCAGGCTGCAGTGGCTGACCGGTAGTACCTGCAGGAATACGTTGCGAAACAGGTATCTGACCAAGGCTTGCGATATCTTTATAGCACAGCGCATAACCATCCATAGCGCTGTTATCCCATGCAGGGACATTAATATTTGATGTGACTGACTGCGACAGTACCCTGCCCATAGCCTCATCAAGCATCACGGTTTCTTCATCTGCGACGGGTGTAGCACTATTAATTAGCAGACTTAAGGCCTCATCAAGAGGCATAAGATTCGAAGAAGACGTTGAACAACAACAGCTCATGGTTTCACCTTATACGATACATTTAGAAAGAATTTTATTTATCTTCAGAACAATACTTAGCATAGGAAGCAGATGATGAACTGGTTTACGGTTTACGGTTTACGGTTTACGGTTTACGGTTTACGGTTTACGGTTTACGGTTTACGGTTTTACGTAACACCTAAAACGTAAAAACATAAAACGCCTTCTTCTAACCCCCAGTCATAGACATGAAACGGACAGTCTTGCCGGGTTGTTCATTAAAATCATGACGTTCAGGCTTGCTGGCAATCGCTTTTATTAGCACCTGCTGCAGGTCATCGTCACTGATACCTCCACGTACTAGTGGACGCAATTCGACTTTGTCGTCCTGCCCCAGACAGAGATAAAGCGTACCTTCTACAGACAAACGGACACGGTTACAGGTTTCACAAAAGTGCTGTGACATTGGGGTGATAAAACCAACAGTGGTTTTACTGTTGCGCATTTGCAGATAACGTGCAGGCCCACCGCCACGGGTTACGGCAGGGATCATGTCATACTTCTTAAGCAGGTTCTTTTCGATTTTCTTCAGGCTGACATAGGACCTGCTGGCACTTCGGCCTGTATCACCCTGTGGCATGGTTTCAATCATCCTCAGGATAAAATCATTCTTCCCGCAGAATTCGACCAGTTGATCGACCTCATTGACATTCACACCGTCCATCACCACCATATTAAGCTTGATGGGTGAAAGACCAGCCTTTTTAGCTGCCTGCAGACCCGCCAGAACTTTTTCAAGCTTACCTTTAGTGATCTGGCGGAAAGTGTCTGCGTTAAGGGTATCCAGACTGACGTTAATGCGTGAAACACCGGCCTGTTTGAGTCCATCGGCCATCTTGCCAAGCCGTGTGGCATTAGTGCTTAGTGAGAGATCGTCAATACCGGGGATATCATGCAGGCGTTGGATGAGGTCCATTATATTGCACCGAACTAGCGGCTCACCACCGGTAATGCGCAGATGGCGCAGCCCCATACCGGCAAACACACGGACAATCTGCTCAGTCTCATCAAAAGTCAACCAGTGGTCAGGTTCGGAGAAATCCCTGTGATCAGCCGGCATGCAATAACTGCAGCGCAAATCACAACGATCCGTAACCGAGAGTCTCAGATACTCAATACGTCGCCCGAAGCCATCTACAAGTTTTGTCATATTCAAAACACAGTCGTTTTTAAGTATCACGGTTTACATGTTACGGAAAACCATCCACCCCATAATTCATCATCCACGCTGTTATATATCTGGATCCATATAATGTAAATCGTAATATGTAAATCTGATATCTTTTGACTATGCCCTATACATTTACTCCCGTATATGATCTATGTCAAAGAATCACTGACCATAAAACACCATTGCCGCCACAACTGCAACACCCTTGTTGATATTCTTTTTATTGCAGGCATAACCCATCAGGCCGATGCGCCAGACCTTGCCGTCCAAATCACCGAGTCCTGCACCAATCTCAAGATTATAATCAGCCAGCAGTTGCTTGCGCACATCAGCATCAGCAAGAAATATTTTCAATCAGCCTGGCTTTTCAATATTGAGTCTACGGCAAATCAATGCTGTGGTACCTTATCGCAGCATAATGATGCCACTTGCTGCATCTTCAGAACGAATCAAACGTCCCGGTAAGACATTGGTTACAGCTCGTTGATGTGGTGGACAGACGTGAAACGTAAAAATACGGTATGATAATCGTTTGTGTAGCAATATAAAGTTAAGGAATGCATTAATGTATGAATCAGCAAGCCAGCAAATCAACCGCGGCATAATCTCTCGCTATCCACTGATCTACATTCTCGGCTGGGAAGAAGAACGCATTGAAAAAACCCTGGCTGCCGTATCCGCGAAACATTACTTCGATAGCAGAGCGGTTATCACCTGGACTGCCGGCAAGGGCTTCTTTAGCGGTACTGAGCAGATCGCTGATATCAACGACCCTGTTGAAGCTGTTGAGTACATCAGTAACTCTGACAAATCGTCTTTCTATTTACTGAAAGATCTGCCCGCTTTTCTTAATGACAACCTGCTGCTTGAACGGGCACTGCGTGATCTCTATCAGGAAAATAAAAATAGAGACATCTTTGTTTTCATTTCCTACCCGACATTGCAATTGCCGGATTCATTAAAGAAAGAACTCCTGCTGGTTGAGTTTGAACAACCTACAGAAGAAGAAATCATCGCCTATCTGAAAGAAGCGCTGGTAAAGTATAAGCTGAGCGATAAGATAAGTGAGGAATGGGTGAATCAAACAGCCAATGCAATGAAAGGACTGGGCCTGGAAGAGATCGGTCATTTGTTATTGACCCTGTTACGGGTAAGAAAGCTAAAACCAGAAGAGGTAATCATCGAAACTCAGCGAGAAAAAGGGCTGATCCTTAAAAAGGAAAGTTGCCTGCGTTTCATCCCTGCCATCACCAGTCTCGACGAAGTGGGCGGACTCGATAACCTGAAGAACTGGGTCACCACACGCAAAGAACTGTTCAGTCGTGAGGCCATTGCCTCTGGAATCCAGCCGCCATCAGGCATACTGTTTATGGGTGTCAGTGGCTGCGGTAAAAGCATGGCATCAAAAGTCATCGCCAGCGCATGGAATGTTCCACTGGTGCGCCTGGACATGAACCTTGTCATGTCTGGCGTCTACGGCACACCGGAATATGCATTTGAACAGGCCATCAGTCTGGCAGAAAAAATAGCACCCATCGTGCTGTGGATTGATGAAGTGGAAAACAGCTTCGGTTATGATGAAGGCTCCTCCGGCGGTAACATCAATATATTCTCCAGCTTCCTCACCTGGATGCAGGAAAAACCACACGATGTCTTCGTCGCCGCTACCGCCAACCGAATCAGGATGCTGCCGGCAGAAATGCTGCGTAAAGGACGTTTCGATCAGGTGTTCTTCCTCAATCTGCCAAACGACATTGAACGCAGGGAAATACTGTCTATACACATCAGGGCCAAGGATGGAAACCCAGAAGATTTTAAAATCGACATACTATCCTCCATCACTGAAAAATGGAGCGGTGCGGAAATCGAATCTCTGATCAGCTCTGCAAGCATCGAAGCCTATAAGGAAAGACGTGACTTCGACCAGAAAGACATCCTGCACGTAGCAGGCCAGATGGTGCCTTTATCAAAAACTATGGAAGAACAAATCAGAGAACTTACCGGTTGGTCATTCAACCGAGCAACACCCGCATCAAAATCTGACAGACCTCCAATACAGATGCCGGTCGAGGAAGATCCGAGCATTATGAAGTATTAAAGGCAGGGGAAAGGGAAAAGGAAAAGGAAAAAAATCGAGAATGGTTTGACAAATACCCACTCGTATTAAGGTATTCAGTGATTTCCCAATTTTGCCCACATGTCTCACTCAATAGCAGGTACCTAATCTAACATGAAGTAGATTTTCTCTTCGATCTCTGTGTCTTTGTATGAGTAAATTTATAGTCAATAGTTTTTTTTGCCCTGGAACCTGGAACTATTTAATCAATCCGGTCACTTCAATCTTCAACAGATTTTCTGGGTTGTGCAGATTTCGCAATACTAGCCGATAGGCGTTTGGTACGGCTTTAAAATAGATAATTTCATAATTCTGTAATACCGCATCATCTGGCGGCAGTAGCTTGTTCAGTTCAGTATAATTTGGAAATACACCGTGTTGGTTATAATACTTACTCAACCGGCTTCGAACATCTCGTGTCACATCCCGCTCATTGTTGCTTCGTGCTGAAGCCAATACTCTTGACTGTGAAAGAGCACCTTTTAATGCAGCGATTTCATCACTACGTCGTTGGTCTGAACTGAACTGTACAGCAAGCCCCTGGAGAATCTTCTCCGCCTCTTCCGGTTTACCCATTACCAGTAACTCCCTGGCCTGCAACATGGGCATCGCATATTCCAGCTCATTTGTTAGCTCTACAAAGTCACTGCCTGATGATTTTGCCAGCTCTATTCCGTGCTGTAATACGATTTTTGCCAGACCAAACTGTCCATTCAGCTGATATTCTCGGGACTTTTCCAGGGCTGCGTGAGGTGTACTTATTCCGCCAAGCAGAGCCTGCATCTTGGCTGAAAGTGCAGGCTTTTCTATACGAACTTGATCCTCTGCCTGTATCTCGGGCCTGGAATCATCTGCTAACACATTTGCAGTAGTAAGCAGAAAGACAGCTATAATAAAAGTCCAGATCGGCATTAGAAAAACAGGCTCTTCATGAATGTTTGTAGGTGTATTCACCTCGTGCATCGGCAAGCACATCAAAGAAGCTAACACTATTCCCCTCGCGGAGACATAGAGCTCGCAAGCTTCATTTCTTTAAGCTCATGGGTAAAAGAAAGGATTATACTGTTACCGACTGCCAGAAAACAAAAAAAGGCCGGACAAATCCGGCCTTTTTAGCATGTTACCGTAAAGATCAGAGAATCGGCACAATCAACAATGCAACGATGTTGATGATTTTGATCATCGGGTTAATGGCTGGCCCCGCAGTATCCTTGTAAGGATCACCAACAGTATCACCGGTTATAGCTGCTTTATGAGCACTTGAACCCTTGCCGCCATAGTGGCCGTCTTCGATATATTTCTTGGCGTTATCCCAGGCGCCACCACCGGTGGTCATGGAAATTGCCAGGAAAAGCCCCGTGACAATACTGCCAATCAACATACCGCCCAAAG
This region of bacterium BMS3Abin11 genomic DNA includes:
- the moeA gene encoding molybdopterin molybdenumtransferase; translated protein: MSCCCSTSSSNLMPLDEALSLLINSATPVADEETVMLDEAMGRVLSQSVTSNINVPAWDNSAMDGYALCYKDIASLGQIPVSQRIPAGTTGQPLQPGTAARIFTGAPVPAGADTVIMQEMITREGEMIRINGDVNAGANIRRTGEDICQGNEIIECGCMLQTQHIGLAASTGTDSLVVKRKLRVAIFTTGDELTMPGQPLDDGKIYNSNRYLFRGLLEKLGCEVVDLGNVIDEYQATCDAINTAVDKADLILSSGGVSVGEEDYVKKALEEMGSLDLWKIAVRPGKPLAFGKVRGVPFIGVPGNPVSLFVTFSIFARPFILRSMGIIDVMPVEYMVVAGFDWKRPDKRTEYMRARLETNDEGQKVVNVYPSRSSGILSSVTWADGMAVINPDQHLVKGDRVRFIPFSSLY
- the moaA_1 gene encoding cyclic pyranopterin monophosphate synthase encodes the protein MTKLVDGFGRRIEYLRLSVTDRCDLRCSYCMPADHRDFSEPDHWLTFDETEQIVRVFAGMGLRHLRITGGEPLVRCNIMDLIQRLHDIPGIDDLSLSTNATRLGKMADGLKQAGVSRINVSLDTLNADTFRQITKGKLEKVLAGLQAAKKAGLSPIKLNMVVMDGVNVNEVDQLVEFCGKNDFILRMIETMPQGDTGRSASRSYVSLKKIEKNLLKKYDMIPAVTRGGGPARYLQMRNSKTTVGFITPMSQHFCETCNRVRLSVEGTLYLCLGQDDKVELRPLVRGGISDDDLQQVLIKAIASKPERHDFNEQPGKTVRFMSMTGG
- the pucG gene encoding purine catabolism protein PucG; amino-acid sequence: MKIFLADADVRKQLLADYNLEIGAGLGDLDGKVWRIGLMGYACNKKNINKGVAVVAAMVFYGQ
- the ftsH_1 gene encoding ATP-dependent zinc metalloprotease FtsH encodes the protein MYESASQQINRGIISRYPLIYILGWEEERIEKTLAAVSAKHYFDSRAVITWTAGKGFFSGTEQIADINDPVEAVEYISNSDKSSFYLLKDLPAFLNDNLLLERALRDLYQENKNRDIFVFISYPTLQLPDSLKKELLLVEFEQPTEEEIIAYLKEALVKYKLSDKISEEWVNQTANAMKGLGLEEIGHLLLTLLRVRKLKPEEVIIETQREKGLILKKESCLRFIPAITSLDEVGGLDNLKNWVTTRKELFSREAIASGIQPPSGILFMGVSGCGKSMASKVIASAWNVPLVRLDMNLVMSGVYGTPEYAFEQAISLAEKIAPIVLWIDEVENSFGYDEGSSGGNINIFSSFLTWMQEKPHDVFVAATANRIRMLPAEMLRKGRFDQVFFLNLPNDIERREILSIHIRAKDGNPEDFKIDILSSITEKWSGAEIESLISSASIEAYKERRDFDQKDILHVAGQMVPLSKTMEEQIRELTGWSFNRATPASKSDRPPIQMPVEEDPSIMKY